One window of Paenibacillus sp. FSL K6-3182 genomic DNA carries:
- a CDS encoding type II toxin-antitoxin system PemK/MazF family toxin, with translation MKQNEEKMDKKETSAFPEVINQLRNTLKDTELTIIQQKLDEGLEYTLWNGFTNEFGLYGPKKNTHKSRSASIAQSRGRVFNVDYGQHSIGREQAFLRPSVIIADYSDISIVIPATSETETKFDNLAPDIQKAVIKVDSSIYTAFSVDSYLLLHQMRAVSKNRLRKNCGSIAKTELMKTIEEKLYKFHSPYIKKTESEKIKILEQNLELQTKQLEELERIISQQGLTHLLPEAAVASDKV, from the coding sequence ATGAAGCAAAATGAGGAAAAAATGGATAAAAAAGAAACATCAGCGTTCCCTGAAGTAATTAATCAATTACGAAATACACTTAAAGACACTGAATTAACCATTATTCAACAAAAGCTAGATGAAGGCTTGGAGTATACATTATGGAATGGTTTTACTAATGAATTTGGACTTTATGGTCCGAAAAAAAATACCCATAAATCACGTTCAGCATCCATAGCTCAAAGTAGAGGAAGAGTATTTAATGTGGATTATGGTCAACACAGTATTGGGAGAGAGCAAGCCTTTCTAAGACCATCAGTTATTATTGCTGATTATTCCGATATTTCAATTGTTATTCCAGCTACATCTGAAACAGAAACTAAATTTGATAATCTTGCACCAGATATACAGAAAGCTGTGATAAAAGTAGATTCATCAATCTATACAGCTTTTAGTGTTGATTCGTACTTATTGCTTCATCAAATGAGAGCAGTGTCGAAAAACAGACTCAGAAAAAATTGTGGCTCTATTGCTAAAACGGAATTAATGAAGACGATTGAAGAAAAGCTATACAAATTCCATAGCCCATATATAAAAAAGACTGAAAGTGAAAAGATAAAAATTTTAGAACAAAATCTTGAACTGCAAACGAAACAACTTGAAGAACTAGAAAGAATTATATCTCAGCAAGGTCTTACACATCTATTGCCAGAAGCTGCGGTTGCATCGGATAAGGTTTAA
- a CDS encoding replication-associated recombination protein A, translating into MDLFEYNLEQNQSYKPLAERMRPNNLDEFFGQKHLLAPGKVLRRLIENDRLTNMILQGPPSSGKTSLATIISKMTNAEFIKLNGVNLGIADLREAIKSSKENLRLYSKRTILFIDEIHAMKSNVQEALLPPSEDGTFILIGATTESVMHDIIPPLVSRCKIYSFTHLEPEDHKQIIQLSLQNQERGLADKYTISDEALDYLVDITNGDVRNSLIALENAAYSLHGRNNIELEHIQEAVEQRINGLSQTDFYDIVSAFCKSLRGSNSDGAIYWMARLLYSGVDPMYIARRMVVHATEDVGMANPAALQMALAAKEAVQFVGMPECRMALAQAAIFICESPKSNSAYKAINAALETVKNAKPFDVPVHLRDGTKTYVNPIDNPDTQLEYFPSEMKYHKFYKPQNSGVEAKIYNKHMIKQQRSQ; encoded by the coding sequence ATGGACTTATTTGAATATAACCTTGAACAGAACCAATCATATAAACCATTAGCAGAACGAATGAGACCCAATAACTTGGACGAGTTTTTTGGTCAAAAGCATTTACTTGCACCAGGTAAGGTTTTACGAAGACTAATTGAAAATGACCGATTAACCAATATGATTTTACAGGGTCCACCATCCAGCGGCAAGACCAGTCTTGCCACAATTATCAGTAAAATGACCAATGCGGAATTCATTAAACTGAATGGAGTCAATTTGGGAATTGCTGACTTACGTGAAGCCATTAAGTCATCGAAAGAGAACTTGCGTCTTTATTCGAAACGAACCATTTTATTTATTGATGAAATTCATGCCATGAAATCAAACGTTCAAGAAGCATTACTTCCACCAAGTGAAGATGGAACATTTATATTGATTGGAGCTACAACCGAAAGTGTCATGCATGACATTATTCCACCGTTGGTTTCACGTTGTAAAATTTATTCTTTTACGCATTTGGAGCCAGAAGACCATAAGCAAATTATTCAGCTTTCTTTACAGAATCAAGAAAGAGGACTGGCTGATAAATATACAATAAGTGATGAAGCTCTTGATTACTTAGTTGATATTACAAATGGGGATGTTCGCAATTCATTAATCGCTTTGGAGAATGCAGCTTACTCGTTACATGGTCGTAACAACATTGAACTGGAACATATTCAAGAAGCAGTTGAACAACGTATCAATGGATTATCACAGACTGACTTTTATGATATCGTTTCTGCCTTCTGTAAATCGCTTAGAGGGAGTAACAGTGATGGGGCGATATATTGGATGGCACGATTACTATATAGTGGTGTAGACCCCATGTATATCGCTAGACGAATGGTTGTACATGCGACAGAAGATGTGGGTATGGCTAACCCAGCGGCGCTACAAATGGCATTAGCAGCGAAAGAAGCAGTTCAGTTCGTGGGGATGCCAGAGTGTCGTATGGCGCTTGCACAAGCTGCTATATTCATTTGTGAGAGTCCTAAGTCCAATTCAGCATATAAAGCCATAAACGCCGCTTTGGAGACCGTTAAGAACGCCAAGCCGTTTGATGTACCAGTTCACCTCAGAGACGGTACAAAGACGTATGTGAACCCCATAGACAATCCAGACACTCAGTTGGAATATTTTCCATCAGAGATGAAATATCATAAGTTCTATAAGCCACAGAACAGTGGTGTGGAAGCTAAAATTTATAATAAGCATATGATTAAACAACAAAGAAGCCAATGA
- a CDS encoding hemolysin family protein, which yields MIDPLPTSLSLLLIFVFIMMNSFFVAAEFAMVKVRGSRLDTIIADGDSRAKLASHMTGNLDAYLSACQLGITLASLGLGWVGGPAIANVIKPAMAFIGIRSEWFVHAFSFLLAFILITMLQIVLGELAPKTIAIRKAESITRLTALPLVCFYKLIFPFIWLFNGVANLLLRKIGIEPVTEKDSAHTEDEIRILMKESHKNGLIDNMELTLVDNIFDFAETNAREIMIPRTEMICLNTSCTLADNKKIALEQMLTRYPVCENDKDNIIGFVHIKDLLKDTMHNLQDIRQITRPITTVPESMQISTLLKLMQKRKSQIAILIDEYGGTSGLVTLEDIMEEIVGEIQDEFDEEREPLEKKDDNTYSISGLMLIEEVNSFFNLDIETDDYDTIGGWMYSKINIPPVNNQRVDYAGEYEFIIEETDHLRISRLLIRKIGERKKGQNGQYFG from the coding sequence GTGATTGACCCATTACCGACCAGCTTGTCTCTGCTGCTTATTTTTGTTTTTATCATGATGAACAGTTTTTTTGTTGCTGCCGAGTTTGCAATGGTGAAGGTAAGAGGAAGCCGCTTAGATACAATAATCGCAGATGGTGATTCGAGAGCGAAGCTTGCCTCTCATATGACAGGCAATTTAGATGCTTATTTATCTGCGTGCCAGCTTGGTATTACGCTTGCTTCGCTTGGCCTCGGATGGGTTGGCGGTCCAGCTATTGCAAATGTGATCAAGCCTGCTATGGCTTTCATCGGCATTCGCAGTGAATGGTTTGTTCATGCCTTTTCATTTTTGCTTGCCTTTATTCTCATTACGATGCTGCAAATAGTACTTGGAGAGCTGGCGCCAAAAACGATTGCAATCCGCAAAGCTGAATCCATTACGCGATTGACAGCGTTGCCGCTCGTTTGTTTTTATAAGCTTATTTTTCCCTTTATTTGGTTATTTAACGGGGTAGCCAATTTGCTTCTTAGAAAAATTGGAATTGAGCCTGTGACCGAGAAGGATTCGGCGCACACGGAGGATGAAATTCGGATTTTGATGAAGGAGAGCCACAAAAACGGTTTAATAGATAATATGGAGCTAACGCTTGTTGATAACATTTTTGATTTTGCCGAGACGAATGCGCGTGAAATTATGATTCCTCGAACAGAAATGATATGCCTGAATACAAGCTGCACTTTAGCCGACAATAAAAAAATTGCGCTGGAGCAAATGCTGACGCGTTATCCGGTTTGTGAGAATGACAAGGACAATATCATTGGGTTCGTGCATATCAAGGATTTACTGAAGGACACGATGCACAATCTGCAGGATATAAGGCAAATTACGAGACCGATTACGACAGTACCCGAATCGATGCAAATTAGTACACTGCTGAAGCTGATGCAAAAACGAAAGTCGCAAATTGCTATTTTGATTGACGAGTACGGCGGCACTTCCGGCTTAGTAACGCTGGAGGATATTATGGAGGAAATCGTCGGCGAGATTCAAGATGAATTTGACGAGGAACGAGAGCCTCTTGAGAAAAAAGACGACAATACCTACTCCATTAGTGGTCTCATGCTGATCGAGGAAGTCAACAGCTTCTTCAATCTCGATATCGAAACGGATGATTATGATACAATCGGGGGCTGGATGTATTCCAAAATAAACATACCTCCTGTCAACAATCAGCGTGTCGATTACGCTGGAGAATATGAATTCATTATTGAAGAGACGGATCATCTTCGGATCTCCAGGCTTCTGATTCGAAAGATTGGCGAGAGAAAAAAAGGACAGAACGGCCAATATTTTGGCTGA
- a CDS encoding helix-turn-helix transcriptional regulator — MAEDKNPDLVKFGVILNQRRKELEITQDQLSLFTRIDRSYISEIENGLKNPSLTTILMLARALYLKPSELLIRFEEQIKYFNTDENK, encoded by the coding sequence ATGGCAGAAGATAAAAATCCTGACCTTGTTAAATTTGGAGTGATATTAAACCAACGAAGAAAAGAACTTGAAATTACACAAGACCAACTTTCTCTATTTACTAGGATTGATAGAAGTTACATCAGTGAAATAGAAAATGGTTTAAAGAATCCAAGTTTAACAACAATACTAATGTTAGCGAGAGCATTGTATTTAAAACCTTCAGAGTTATTAATCCGATTCGAAGAGCAAATCAAATATTTTAATACGGATGAAAACAAATGA
- the mnmA gene encoding tRNA 2-thiouridine(34) synthase MnmA, whose translation MEKPKASTRVVVGMSGGVDSSVTALLLKQQGYDVVGIFMKNWDDTDEFGHCTAEEDSEDVRRVCEQIGIPYYTVNFERQYFDKVFTYFLDEYKRGRTPNPDVMCNREIKFGDFLQRALELGADYLATGHYAQVERTEDGTTKLIRGVDSNKDQTYFLSALNQKQLAKAMFPIGHLPKPEVRRIAEEAGLYTAKKKDSTGVCFIGERNFKTFLSGYLPAQAGDMIDIRNGEKKGRHDGLMYYTLGQRQGLGIGGSGSGEPWFVADKDLEKNILYVVQGEQHASLYSESLTATGMNWILPVKSGDTIRCTAKFRYRQPDQGVSVTIGEDGNAHIVFDKPQKAITPGQAVVLYDGNVCLGGGTIDKVKKVDPAADFAKQA comes from the coding sequence ATGGAAAAACCAAAAGCTTCGACAAGAGTTGTCGTCGGGATGTCAGGCGGCGTCGATTCCTCCGTCACTGCACTGCTGCTAAAGCAGCAAGGATATGACGTTGTCGGCATTTTTATGAAAAACTGGGATGATACCGATGAATTCGGTCATTGCACGGCGGAAGAGGATTCTGAAGATGTACGCCGCGTATGTGAACAAATTGGCATTCCCTACTATACCGTGAATTTTGAACGGCAATATTTTGACAAGGTATTCACATACTTTCTAGATGAGTACAAGCGCGGACGTACGCCTAACCCAGACGTAATGTGCAACCGCGAGATTAAATTTGGTGACTTCCTGCAGCGCGCCTTGGAGCTTGGAGCGGATTATTTGGCAACAGGCCATTATGCTCAAGTAGAACGTACCGAGGATGGTACAACGAAGCTCATTCGCGGAGTCGATTCAAATAAAGATCAGACGTACTTCCTTAGCGCCCTTAATCAGAAGCAGCTGGCTAAAGCGATGTTCCCGATTGGGCATCTTCCGAAGCCTGAGGTACGCCGTATTGCTGAAGAAGCTGGCCTTTATACCGCTAAGAAAAAAGACAGCACAGGCGTTTGCTTCATCGGGGAGCGCAATTTCAAAACCTTCCTTAGCGGCTATCTTCCCGCTCAAGCCGGCGATATGATTGATATTAGAAACGGCGAGAAAAAAGGTCGTCACGATGGGTTGATGTATTACACGCTCGGCCAGCGCCAAGGACTTGGCATTGGCGGATCAGGTTCCGGCGAGCCTTGGTTCGTAGCGGACAAGGATTTGGAGAAAAACATTCTTTATGTTGTACAGGGAGAGCAGCATGCCAGCCTTTACTCTGAGAGCTTGACGGCAACTGGCATGAACTGGATTCTACCAGTAAAAAGCGGAGATACCATTCGCTGCACCGCCAAATTCCGTTATCGCCAGCCCGATCAAGGCGTCAGCGTAACGATTGGCGAAGATGGAAACGCGCATATCGTGTTTGACAAGCCTCAGAAAGCCATTACACCTGGACAAGCTGTCGTACTCTACGACGGCAACGTTTGCCTTGGCGGAGGCACGATCGATAAAGTTAAGAAAGTCGATCCTGCTGCTGATTTTGCAAAGCAAGCATAA
- a CDS encoding tyrosine-type recombinase/integrase, translating into MKDQLIWLSNINYDENEDIIKQLRIKTQQYGDFSFDDDKWYCNYKHKDNRNRAFHTIYFDKVSSKYKFLLKCYSLLKRGAIAVINTDVQRINYFLNFFDERYPNHLLRDIDKKMISKYELHLRENFDTTEIKNNYYRVIKNFFEILIDFHFSEMPTVSPTKSRNPFRYKIEKNDEQYIPIEVIRQWDKIMKDETLDIPLELRAAYWVFRSFPNRSQEVFGCKLDALKTSYSYYVLFVPTWKQNGGYDIAEMKSLPLINVGHGAYVIDLLQRLVHLNKSQFQHYETLSDDKRDNLFLYRRFSFKEIDGKLVTYTAPQHRRFLSIMTGHKFNMSMKQLAHILKVKDKKGNIYAPTSHQFRHNAITDRLYIGGYSEEQVSQLSNHKNTNMLSKYRHPLRDAMKKMLQDKNILSESAAVEVKGKYWNLDEKTVALLRKTKPDAYLTWEAGGAKGVGICSQIDKCNPQGTAIHFECYACDWFVPKSEYLEYYKKELEYWDKKMQEYEKHPKWAASFENAIRNSILIERIIRICENGIERHKEELITKILNGELTGDI; encoded by the coding sequence TTGAAAGACCAACTGATTTGGTTATCTAATATCAATTATGATGAAAATGAAGATATCATAAAGCAACTTCGCATAAAGACGCAACAATATGGTGATTTTTCTTTTGATGATGATAAGTGGTATTGCAATTACAAACATAAGGATAATCGAAATCGTGCTTTTCATACCATTTATTTTGATAAGGTAAGTTCCAAATACAAATTTTTATTAAAGTGCTATTCGTTATTAAAAAGAGGAGCAATTGCGGTTATTAATACAGATGTCCAACGAATCAACTATTTTCTGAATTTTTTTGACGAACGCTATCCAAATCATTTACTGAGAGATATAGATAAGAAAATGATTTCGAAATATGAGCTACATTTAAGAGAAAATTTTGATACAACTGAAATTAAAAATAACTATTACAGAGTAATTAAAAATTTCTTTGAAATTCTAATCGATTTTCATTTTTCTGAAATGCCAACAGTGAGTCCAACTAAAAGCAGGAATCCTTTTCGTTACAAAATTGAAAAAAATGATGAGCAGTACATTCCCATTGAGGTCATTCGTCAATGGGATAAGATTATGAAAGATGAAACGTTAGATATTCCCCTAGAATTAAGAGCGGCATATTGGGTTTTTAGAAGTTTTCCCAACCGTTCACAAGAGGTATTTGGTTGTAAGTTAGATGCTTTAAAAACGAGTTATAGTTATTACGTATTGTTCGTACCTACTTGGAAACAAAATGGTGGCTATGATATAGCCGAGATGAAGTCATTACCATTAATCAACGTTGGGCATGGGGCTTATGTGATTGATTTGCTACAGAGGCTTGTACATTTAAATAAAAGTCAGTTTCAACATTATGAAACGCTTAGTGATGATAAACGTGATAATTTATTTCTTTACCGTAGATTCAGTTTTAAAGAAATTGATGGGAAATTGGTTACTTATACAGCTCCTCAACATCGTAGATTTTTATCCATTATGACAGGTCATAAGTTTAATATGTCTATGAAGCAACTAGCTCATATTTTAAAAGTAAAAGATAAAAAGGGAAACATATATGCACCTACAAGTCATCAATTTCGTCATAATGCCATTACTGATAGGCTATATATAGGCGGTTATTCAGAAGAACAAGTATCTCAATTATCTAACCATAAGAATACAAACATGCTCAGTAAATATCGTCATCCTTTACGTGATGCAATGAAGAAAATGCTACAAGACAAAAATATACTTTCAGAAAGTGCAGCTGTTGAAGTGAAGGGGAAGTATTGGAATCTTGATGAGAAGACAGTTGCGTTATTAAGAAAAACAAAACCTGATGCTTATTTAACTTGGGAGGCTGGTGGAGCAAAAGGAGTGGGTATTTGCAGTCAAATTGACAAATGTAATCCTCAAGGAACTGCAATACATTTTGAGTGCTATGCTTGCGATTGGTTTGTTCCGAAATCTGAATATCTGGAGTATTACAAAAAGGAATTGGAATATTGGGATAAAAAGATGCAGGAGTATGAAAAACATCCCAAATGGGCTGCATCATTCGAAAACGCCATTCGTAATTCAATTCTTATCGAACGAATCATCCGAATTTGTGAGAATGGCATTGAACGTCATAAAGAAGAACTAATAACTAAAATACTCAACGGAGAATTGACAGGAGATATATAG
- a CDS encoding CopD family protein has translation MIYISEGLLYICFAILTGTFLLRLVPEDRRPSVHVPHGLLLACAVAIPFLSYVPIHKLAIVFAKDFDMSYGAILKSILLDVNTGKAWVWTTIGSAGLAFLLGLKAFRGDKHMPKVALFVTFLLIVWLGYAGHASSLYGFKGLITHSAHFLAVSVWIGILFVISWFSKDDANWNAFLRWFSPVAIVSVVVTLLAGITLMSFTTPEYVNSWMLPYGQMLLIKHLLILPLLLFAFSNGFGYKKIAKTNPNFNPRRWLKAESFIALLVLAATGVLGQQAPPHKVKETLQSESPSPFFTSIYKGNFSPDISLKFTLNMECLLMLAAAALMAVGLLWMYRVNKLMPAFVMGILSVVFGYFGLMFAIA, from the coding sequence ATGATCTATATCAGCGAAGGCCTTCTATACATTTGCTTCGCCATTTTAACGGGCACCTTTCTATTGCGGCTTGTACCGGAGGACAGAAGGCCTTCCGTTCATGTACCGCATGGCCTGCTGCTCGCATGCGCAGTAGCAATACCGTTCTTATCCTACGTTCCTATTCATAAGCTTGCTATCGTATTTGCCAAAGATTTTGACATGAGCTACGGCGCTATTCTAAAGAGCATCCTGCTCGATGTTAATACAGGCAAAGCGTGGGTATGGACAACCATCGGATCAGCTGGACTCGCTTTTCTACTAGGGCTTAAAGCATTCCGGGGCGATAAGCATATGCCTAAGGTAGCTTTGTTTGTTACCTTTTTGCTAATTGTGTGGCTGGGTTATGCAGGACATGCTTCATCCTTGTATGGATTTAAAGGTTTAATTACACATTCTGCTCATTTTCTCGCAGTCAGCGTATGGATCGGCATTTTGTTTGTGATCAGTTGGTTTTCCAAAGACGATGCCAATTGGAATGCATTTCTGCGTTGGTTTTCGCCAGTAGCCATAGTTTCTGTTGTTGTAACGCTTCTTGCCGGCATTACGCTTATGTCATTCACAACTCCAGAATATGTAAACTCATGGATGCTTCCCTACGGTCAGATGCTGCTGATTAAACATCTACTGATTTTGCCTCTACTGCTGTTTGCTTTCTCAAATGGCTTCGGATACAAAAAAATAGCAAAAACCAATCCGAATTTCAATCCAAGACGCTGGCTAAAAGCAGAAAGCTTCATTGCTTTGCTCGTGCTTGCAGCAACAGGTGTGCTTGGTCAACAAGCACCACCGCATAAGGTGAAGGAGACACTGCAATCGGAATCACCTTCTCCATTTTTCACTTCAATTTACAAAGGAAACTTCAGCCCTGACATCAGCTTGAAATTCACGCTGAACATGGAGTGCCTGCTCATGCTTGCGGCAGCTGCACTAATGGCGGTCGGTCTGCTTTGGATGTATCGCGTAAATAAGCTTATGCCAGCTTTTGTAATGGGTATTTTGTCAGTGGTATTCGGCTATTTCGGCCTGATGTTTGCGATTGCTTAA
- a CDS encoding metalloregulator ArsR/SmtB family transcription factor has protein sequence MNESNSFLDLNANTLESLSELFTAIAAPTRLKILYLLIQRQSTVFQMAYYLQMTPSAISHQLRELRRWELVSYFKRGKYHVYFCNSHNVEIILEKSIQLIKIKKH, from the coding sequence ATGAATGAATCAAATAGCTTTCTAGATTTAAACGCTAATACATTAGAGAGCCTTTCGGAGCTATTTACAGCTATTGCAGCTCCAACTAGATTGAAAATACTTTATCTTCTTATACAAAGGCAGAGTACCGTATTTCAAATGGCTTATTATCTTCAAATGACTCCTAGCGCTATTTCTCATCAGCTTCGTGAGTTAAGACGTTGGGAGTTGGTTAGCTACTTTAAGAGGGGCAAGTATCATGTTTATTTTTGTAATAGCCATAACGTTGAAATAATATTAGAAAAATCTATTCAATTGATAAAAATAAAAAAGCACTAG
- a CDS encoding AAA family ATPase: MGRLKIKRVHYNGDKYTYSSPLLTDGVNIIEAGNGGGKSTFSALICYALGDYVHMFNFSKTEVHKEIKNDTNNFVLLEMEISQETYWVKRYFGQKQNNMIIVRDKNGNEEALYLNRQHMPEGQSTYSDWLLQKLGIEVVDVWQGTSHFKVNFTDLFRLIHYDQGTEPKKIYKEHKSDNNFISDSAHIRKVIFELLVGHRFSEYYAMLGQLREYEKQRDAKKILFDNFGVLATEMGYDVSSLPSSELLRKLTEEKLELQRVHLLRQDVRNRKSDSSKFELQIQQLRQGLVQKEQELAEVQTNLSNVSFEQRDLIELKEELIREVSHINKIIFSHNTLHIFSPDHCPCCFNKVERISGVCLCGAEIQEGQSEHFFYNSQEYVEILRSKQKSVETIDVAINSCAKEITSLQEAIKQIRLNLDSIRNQLKEAEQHTNSNNQELLQLNERVYHLRNSIQDTDNRIKMIEKYEGIERAYNKAKSDFSSLQTKVRSTQDAIELLINAQTKKFNETYNGFMTKTLREVTSAEINEDYMPVLNDGVYREASSDVPKRFLYFLTLLSMSLDAKSRIPFPQFLLIDTPENLGIDKDNLDKCMDRISELQSTDYQIILTTGLGKYPTSLAGFVKQTIPDGEKLLQLK, encoded by the coding sequence ATGGGAAGACTAAAAATCAAACGAGTGCATTACAATGGCGATAAGTACACCTACAGTTCGCCGCTTTTAACTGACGGAGTTAATATTATTGAGGCTGGAAATGGTGGAGGAAAATCCACGTTTAGTGCTTTGATTTGTTATGCGCTTGGTGATTATGTTCACATGTTTAACTTCTCCAAAACAGAAGTGCATAAAGAGATTAAAAATGATACTAATAATTTTGTTCTGCTTGAAATGGAAATCAGCCAAGAGACTTATTGGGTTAAGAGATATTTTGGACAAAAGCAGAATAACATGATTATTGTTCGTGATAAGAATGGCAATGAAGAAGCTTTATATTTAAACAGACAACACATGCCAGAGGGTCAATCCACTTATTCAGATTGGCTGCTTCAAAAACTGGGTATTGAAGTAGTCGATGTTTGGCAAGGAACTTCTCATTTTAAAGTTAATTTCACTGATTTGTTTCGTCTTATCCATTATGACCAAGGGACAGAGCCGAAAAAAATATATAAAGAGCATAAGTCAGATAATAACTTTATTTCAGACTCAGCCCATATACGTAAAGTTATATTTGAGCTATTAGTAGGTCATCGTTTTTCTGAATATTATGCCATGCTTGGTCAATTACGTGAATACGAAAAGCAAAGAGATGCTAAAAAGATACTTTTTGATAACTTTGGCGTATTAGCGACTGAAATGGGTTATGACGTAAGCAGTCTTCCATCAAGTGAATTATTAAGAAAGCTAACAGAAGAAAAGTTAGAACTTCAACGAGTTCATTTATTGCGTCAGGATGTAAGAAATCGAAAATCAGATTCTTCAAAATTTGAACTACAAATTCAACAACTTCGTCAAGGGTTGGTTCAAAAAGAACAAGAGCTTGCAGAAGTTCAGACAAATCTCAGTAATGTTTCTTTTGAACAACGTGACTTGATTGAATTAAAAGAAGAACTGATTAGAGAAGTTTCGCATATTAATAAAATCATTTTTTCTCATAATACTTTGCATATATTTTCTCCAGACCACTGTCCTTGTTGCTTTAATAAAGTAGAGCGTATTAGTGGAGTTTGCTTATGCGGTGCTGAAATTCAAGAGGGTCAAAGCGAACACTTTTTTTATAACTCGCAAGAGTATGTAGAGATTTTACGTTCAAAACAAAAATCTGTTGAGACCATAGATGTGGCAATCAATTCCTGTGCCAAAGAGATTACCTCTTTACAGGAAGCCATAAAACAAATTCGTTTGAACCTGGATAGCATTCGAAATCAATTAAAAGAAGCTGAACAGCACACCAATTCTAACAATCAAGAATTGCTCCAATTGAATGAGCGTGTTTATCATTTAAGAAACTCCATTCAAGATACTGATAATCGGATTAAAATGATTGAAAAGTATGAAGGAATTGAACGAGCTTATAACAAGGCTAAAAGTGATTTTTCATCACTTCAAACCAAAGTGAGGAGTACACAGGATGCAATCGAGCTATTAATAAACGCTCAGACCAAAAAGTTTAATGAGACCTATAATGGTTTTATGACTAAAACTTTAAGGGAAGTAACAAGCGCAGAGATTAACGAGGATTACATGCCTGTTCTAAATGATGGTGTTTATAGAGAGGCTAGTTCAGATGTGCCTAAGAGATTTTTATACTTTTTGACTTTGTTATCTATGTCTCTAGACGCTAAGAGTCGTATCCCATTCCCTCAGTTTTTACTTATAGATACACCTGAGAACTTAGGAATTGATAAAGACAATCTGGATAAATGTATGGATAGAATATCTGAATTACAATCAACAGACTATCAGATTATACTTACAACTGGATTAGGGAAATATCCAACTTCATTAGCAGGCTTTGTTAAACAAACCATTCCTGATGGTGAGAAGTTGTTGCAACTGAAATAG
- a CDS encoding helix-turn-helix domain-containing protein, with amino-acid sequence MTQSLQDIGYRIREIRELRGLTLDECAKQSNITRAYLNTMELGQANFSIGKLQSLSNTLNVQLSDFFMKSPSLYSLEEEVIKILSANKNQRNLQCVIALLRAMDAS; translated from the coding sequence ATGACGCAATCACTTCAAGATATAGGTTATAGAATCAGAGAAATTCGTGAATTACGAGGACTCACCCTTGATGAATGTGCTAAACAGTCAAATATAACACGTGCTTACTTAAACACGATGGAGCTTGGGCAAGCAAATTTTAGTATCGGAAAGCTTCAATCGCTCTCTAACACATTAAATGTACAGCTATCCGATTTTTTTATGAAAAGCCCTTCATTATATAGTCTAGAAGAGGAAGTAATCAAAATATTAAGCGCTAATAAGAATCAGCGAAACCTTCAATGTGTGATTGCACTCTTACGAGCTATGGATGCATCATAA
- a CDS encoding copper resistance protein CopC translates to MKRILLIFLAALWLVPGVAMAHSKLESAVPARDATVAASPERIEMTFNTKIEKLSNFKILNAAGEEMEKEKVEVDGMTMTGSVPNPLPNGIYTVKWVIIGADGHSVEGDYSFTVEAPVVTEQPSEEPTATATEAPAETTAPTPSPDASTNTDGGSSEATTNDAGTNYTPYVVIGVIIVAAVLLFMRRRK, encoded by the coding sequence ATGAAACGAATATTGCTTATTTTTCTTGCCGCTCTATGGCTCGTTCCGGGCGTAGCGATGGCCCATTCCAAACTAGAAAGCGCGGTGCCTGCGCGAGATGCGACGGTCGCTGCCTCACCAGAGCGTATAGAGATGACATTTAACACAAAGATCGAGAAGCTTAGTAATTTTAAAATATTAAATGCTGCGGGCGAGGAAATGGAAAAAGAAAAGGTCGAGGTTGACGGCATGACGATGACCGGATCAGTACCTAATCCTTTGCCTAATGGTATTTATACAGTTAAGTGGGTCATTATCGGAGCGGATGGTCATTCGGTGGAAGGCGATTATTCGTTTACTGTAGAAGCGCCTGTTGTTACTGAACAACCAAGCGAAGAACCAACAGCTACAGCTACTGAAGCACCAGCAGAGACAACGGCTCCTACTCCTTCTCCTGATGCTAGCACTAATACTGACGGAGGAAGCAGTGAAGCTACAACTAATGATGCTGGGACAAACTATACTCCTTATGTCGTTATCGGTGTCATTATCGTAGCAGCAGTTCTCTTATTCATGCGGAGGCGCAAATAA